Proteins encoded within one genomic window of bacterium:
- a CDS encoding integrase core domain-containing protein, producing KKVVTPAARRDAVRRARRLGMSERRACGLIGIHRSTCRRKPRRGDAPGLREALLRLAQERPRFGYRRLHVLLRRELPGINHKRVYRIYRREGLAVRRKQRKRLAREPRVPMPPATRPNECWSMDFTHDALESGRAFRTLNVVDVVTRMCLATEVDASLPAALVLRVLDRLAAAHGRPGTPTDNPFVESLDDKFRDERLNQQWLAGLADARFAIENWRIDYNLNRPHSSLGNLTPCEFAAQASAGLRAAPPPSGPLKLEEPAIH from the coding sequence TCAAGAAAGTGGTGACGCCCGCCGCGCGACGGGACGCGGTGCGTCGCGCTCGCCGGCTCGGCATGAGCGAGCGACGCGCGTGCGGGCTGATCGGGATCCATCGTTCGACGTGCCGCCGGAAGCCGAGGCGCGGCGACGCCCCGGGACTTCGCGAGGCGCTGCTGCGGCTGGCGCAGGAGCGGCCGCGCTTCGGCTACCGCCGGCTGCACGTGCTGCTGCGGCGCGAGCTGCCGGGAATCAACCACAAGCGGGTGTACAGGATCTACCGCCGGGAGGGCTTGGCCGTGCGGCGCAAGCAGCGCAAACGCCTCGCCCGCGAGCCGCGCGTGCCGATGCCGCCGGCGACCAGGCCGAACGAGTGCTGGTCGATGGACTTCACGCACGACGCCCTGGAGTCGGGCCGTGCGTTCCGGACGCTCAACGTCGTCGACGTGGTCACGCGGATGTGCCTCGCGACCGAGGTCGACGCGTCGCTGCCGGCGGCGCTCGTGCTGCGCGTGCTCGACCGTCTGGCCGCGGCGCACGGCCGTCCGGGAACGCCGACCGACAACCCCTTCGTCGAGAGCCTCGACGACAAGTTCCGCGACGAGCGCCTGAACCAGCAGTGGCTCGCCGGTCTCGCCGACGCGCGCTTCGCCATCGAGAACTGGAGGATCGACTACAATCTCAACCGGCCGCACAGCTCGCTCGGGAACCTGACCCCCTGCGAGTTCGCGGCGCAGGCTTCAGCGGGCCTCCGGGCGGCGCCGCCGCCCTCCGGCCCGCTGAAGCTCGAAGAACCCGCGATACATTGA
- a CDS encoding methyltransferase domain-containing protein, translating to MLHDLALFASLNDEYQRKPLVPELRSYSTQEVAERARREAAQLDSQFGLRNKRVLEIGCAEASIAARLASDCGCEVVAVDISPALQHCWDSLCDIGNLHTQVLDISTQDTSSLGRFDFIFSNGVLEHVRDPRAMLSVAEHLLVPGGAMHVNMGFQRSAIGSHLYRYVFFPWPHLLFTADTFRRYFISQGREPRCPEWVNGWTPEQYLALFADLGLAITNHHRLTRPLDEAFFRRFEEQLGLYPKADLETDMLYVDLEKPSQGHPQPQFDFLNAASAKHAWQERQHLFIAPNPRSRGPVVARSSDPFRAIDTLSFAVRNEHPASPPIRVVVRVVEADGGLETVVLDRIVAASERFAYSCRLRASSPQFVEFRAELMGEESDYAWLHFEAIELVAEV from the coding sequence ATGCTACATGATCTTGCACTGTTTGCTTCGTTGAATGACGAGTATCAGCGAAAGCCGCTGGTGCCAGAGCTAAGGTCTTACTCAACGCAAGAAGTCGCAGAGAGAGCTCGACGCGAAGCGGCGCAGCTTGATTCTCAGTTCGGGCTCCGCAATAAGCGCGTTCTCGAAATTGGGTGCGCGGAGGCGTCAATAGCTGCCCGACTCGCCTCAGACTGTGGTTGCGAGGTCGTGGCTGTCGATATCTCGCCTGCACTTCAACATTGCTGGGATTCACTGTGCGACATTGGGAACCTTCACACGCAGGTCCTGGACATCTCGACACAGGATACATCGAGTCTCGGGCGATTCGACTTCATCTTCAGCAACGGAGTTCTGGAGCACGTTCGTGATCCACGCGCAATGCTGAGTGTCGCGGAGCATCTTCTTGTTCCAGGCGGCGCGATGCACGTGAACATGGGTTTCCAACGGAGCGCGATAGGGTCACATCTCTACCGCTATGTCTTTTTCCCGTGGCCGCACCTTCTGTTCACGGCGGATACCTTTAGACGGTACTTCATCTCGCAGGGCAGAGAGCCGAGATGCCCGGAGTGGGTTAACGGATGGACGCCTGAGCAGTATCTGGCCTTGTTCGCCGATCTGGGCTTGGCCATTACGAACCACCACAGACTTACTCGGCCTCTTGACGAGGCCTTCTTTCGACGTTTCGAGGAACAACTTGGGCTCTACCCCAAAGCGGACCTCGAGACGGACATGCTGTACGTCGATCTGGAGAAGCCGTCTCAGGGGCACCCGCAACCGCAGTTCGATTTCTTGAACGCTGCATCCGCCAAGCACGCATGGCAGGAGAGGCAACATCTCTTCATTGCCCCAAACCCGAGGAGCCGGGGACCGGTGGTGGCTCGGAGTTCTGATCCGTTCCGCGCCATCGACACACTTTCGTTCGCCGTCAGAAACGAGCATCCAGCGAGTCCTCCCATTAGAGTTGTCGTTCGCGTGGTAGAGGCTGACGGCGGACTTGAGACAGTCGTACTCGACCGCATCGTGGCCGCTTCTGAGCGGTTCGCTTATAGCTGCCGCCTGCGCGCGTCGTCGCCGCAGTTTGTTGAGTTTCGCGCCGAATTGATGGGCGAGGAATCCGACTACGCGTGGCTGCATTTTGAAGCAATCGAGCTTGTCGCCGAGGTCTAG
- a CDS encoding tyrosine-type recombinase/integrase, with protein sequence MAVRWRVGTDHLKTCSIVYYAPDGTRVVERVGVLRPDATSRERDALEGRAALLSATRRSEVASGTWTPPAAKKAAGLTLKEAVARFLREYRSRSGSKRYYAERADVWLDGLPTSKPLCRITAADVERFRDERAAKVSGTTVRKDLIALGTFFRWARSRGLVDANPADRDLVRRPKAEPHRLERLAPDQETALLKACPPWLARIVRWCLYSGMDRSEAIGLVWADVDEAHGRAHCPRAKTGEPRTVRLNGTLRDVLAEAKKVRTIAGEGRVFLGRTGRPVTVNGANLALKRAYAAAGVPCVAPWKRLRHEYASRLAEQGAGTFELMQLLGHTTPTMAAVYVNLTDEHLQTLVDRLDRARGKNRTSRRTSKSPQETAR encoded by the coding sequence ATGGCGGTCCGCTGGCGCGTCGGCACAGACCACCTGAAGACCTGTTCGATCGTCTACTACGCTCCGGACGGAACCCGCGTCGTGGAGCGGGTCGGCGTTCTCCGGCCCGACGCGACGAGCCGGGAGCGCGACGCGCTCGAAGGCCGGGCCGCCCTTCTCTCCGCGACGCGCCGCTCGGAGGTGGCGAGCGGAACGTGGACCCCGCCCGCGGCCAAGAAGGCCGCCGGCCTGACGCTCAAAGAGGCGGTGGCCCGCTTTCTCCGCGAGTACCGCTCGCGCAGCGGCTCGAAGCGGTACTACGCCGAGCGCGCCGACGTTTGGCTCGACGGGCTGCCGACCTCGAAGCCCCTTTGCCGAATCACCGCCGCCGACGTGGAGCGGTTCCGGGACGAGCGGGCGGCAAAGGTCAGCGGGACGACTGTCCGAAAGGACTTGATCGCGCTCGGCACGTTCTTCCGTTGGGCTAGGTCGCGGGGGCTCGTGGACGCGAACCCCGCGGACCGCGACCTCGTGCGGCGCCCGAAGGCCGAGCCGCATCGGTTGGAGCGTCTGGCGCCCGACCAAGAGACGGCCCTGTTGAAAGCCTGCCCGCCGTGGCTCGCGCGGATCGTCCGATGGTGCCTCTACTCCGGCATGGACCGCAGCGAGGCCATCGGTCTGGTCTGGGCCGACGTGGACGAGGCCCACGGGCGAGCCCACTGTCCGCGGGCCAAGACCGGCGAGCCCCGCACGGTCCGCCTGAACGGAACGCTCCGAGACGTTCTCGCCGAGGCGAAGAAGGTCCGGACGATCGCCGGCGAAGGGCGGGTCTTCCTCGGCCGGACCGGCCGCCCCGTGACCGTCAACGGCGCGAACCTCGCCCTGAAGCGCGCCTACGCCGCGGCCGGCGTCCCTTGCGTCGCCCCGTGGAAACGCCTGCGCCACGAGTACGCCTCGCGGCTCGCCGAGCAGGGCGCGGGAACGTTCGAGCTGATGCAGCTACTCGGGCATACCACGCCCACGATGGCGGCCGTTTACGTCAACCTCACGGACGAACACCTGCAAACGCTCGTGGACCGGCTGGACCGCGCTCGCGGGAAAAATCGCACCTCTCGTCGCACCTCGAAATCGCCGCAGGAAACGGCCCGCTGA